Sequence from the Paenibacillus riograndensis SBR5 genome:
GGCCGGCATTACCAAGGCGCCGCAGACGATTGACGAGCTGACCGATGTGATGCGCAAATTGAAAGCGTATTACGGCAAGGATAATAAAAACTACTATCCGATGGTCGGCCGTGAACACTATTTCCGCTTCCAGAGCGTATTCAATGCAGCCGCGAACTTCGATGACGGCATATCCAAAGGTATATACGCCAACGGTAAAACAGGCACTGACCTGTATTCCGACGGGTACAAGAAAATGGTGGAGTGGTATAAAACACTCTATAGTGAAGGCTTGATCGATCCTGAATGGGTGGCAGGTTCCGGCACGGAGGAAAGCTGGGAATCGAAAATGCTGACAGGACAAGGCTCCATCAGCTATGACCACCTGACCCGTCCATCGTGGTTCATGGATAACGGAGGACCGGAGAATGATCCGGACTATAATATTGCCATCCTGCCTTATCTGAAAGACCTGAACGGCAAACCTTCCGTGCAGACAACAGAAACCCAGTACAACACCTTAAGAGCGATGGTTGTTAACACGAACAGTAAAGACAAGGCGGAAACGATTATTAAATTCCTGGATTACCTCTATTCCGACGAAGGCCAGACGCTTGTTTCATGGGGTGTTGAAGGAGAAAGCTATAAAGATGAGGGCGGAAATAAGCAGTACATCGTGGACTTCTCGGAGCAGGAAGCAACGCCTGCCGGAGAGCCGCGCTGGTCTTTCCTCAACGACCGTCTCACATTCGTCAAGCCGGTAGACAACGACGCGTTCTACTCCTGGAACACCGAGCTTGTACACAATGCCGCACATGAGCTGTTCACGGACGAAAATTTGAAAACCGGCGTAACGGTGACGTACACGGCTGATCAGGCCAAACAATTGGCTGACCTTTCCGCCAAGGTCAATGAGGCTGTTACCTCACTAGTGACGGAATTCGTCAACGGCAAACGCCCAATGAGTGAATGGGACACCTTCCTCGGCGAAATGGAAACGGCAGGGTACAAGAAGATTGTAGCCCTCCAGCAAGAAGCTTACGACGCAATGTATAAATAAACAGCAGTGCCGGCCGCGCCATCCTCCCAAGGGACGGCGGTACAATACAGAGCAAATGGGTGGTGGAGAAAGTGATAACAAGTGAAAGAATGACCCCTCTTCCCCAAAAAACGAGGATACGCCGTTTTCTCGCCTATATGAATACGAACAAGCTGCTGCTGCTCATGCTATTGCCCGGTTTGATCAGCCTGGTATTGTTCAAACTGGCTCCGCTGGGCGGCATGATTATCGCTTTTCAAGATTTCAGCGCCTTTCGCGGGGTGCTGGGCAGTCCCTTTGTCGGTCTGGAACATTTTCAACGTATCTTTGAGGACCCGTATATTTGGACCCTTGTCAAAAATACAATCATTCTCGCCTTCTATTCCCTTCTGTTCACGTTCCCCATTCCGATTCTGTTCGCCTTGCTGCTGAACGAGGTGCGGGTCCGCTGGATCAAAGGAAGCGTGCAATCGCTAAGCTTTTTGCCTTATTTCATTTCTTCAGCCGTTATGGTCAGCATTCTGTACACGCTGCTCTCGCCTTCCACCGGCCTTGTTAACGATATTCTGGCCCGCTTTGGCCTGGATACGATCTATTTCGTGGCTGAACCGGGATGGTTCCGCAGCAACTATGTGCTGCTTCAGGTATGGCAGACCTTCGGCTATTCGGCCATCGTGTATATTGCTGCAATGGCGGCTATTGATCCATCCGTTTATGAATCGGCTTCGCTGGACGGCGCCAGCCGCTTTCAGCAAATGCTTCACATCACGCTGCCTTCCCTTAAGCCGACAATTGCCATCATGCTGATTATCAGCGTCGGCAACATTTTTACGGTCGATCTGGACCGGATTCTTCTCATGTACAATCAAAGCGTCTATGAGACGGCCGACGTCATTCAGACTTATGTATACCGCCT
This genomic interval carries:
- a CDS encoding ABC transporter permease is translated as MNTNKLLLLMLLPGLISLVLFKLAPLGGMIIAFQDFSAFRGVLGSPFVGLEHFQRIFEDPYIWTLVKNTIILAFYSLLFTFPIPILFALLLNEVRVRWIKGSVQSLSFLPYFISSAVMVSILYTLLSPSTGLVNDILARFGLDTIYFVAEPGWFRSNYVLLQVWQTFGYSAIVYIAAMAAIDPSVYESASLDGASRFQQMLHITLPSLKPTIAIMLIISVGNIFTVDLDRILLMYNQSVYETADVIQTYVYRLAFASTGFPEYSYGTAVNLLKSVVAYILVVGTNKLSTKYSDTRLF
- a CDS encoding extracellular solute-binding protein, whose protein sequence is MRKKKAFYLVFAALLASGSVLAGCSQNAKTNTANIANNGNSGNGGTEGSSSFSYLMHDKFINWLKEDKWYPYVEKATGTTVEFVPGGSNDDEYYASVDQKIISGTFPDSGIVSVSQATVYGAQGAFVDLAPYIDKFGPNIKSYIEKNPTYKTMITDKEGHIYGLVAEAPRFADFIFYRADHFEKAGITKAPQTIDELTDVMRKLKAYYGKDNKNYYPMVGREHYFRFQSVFNAAANFDDGISKGIYANGKTGTDLYSDGYKKMVEWYKTLYSEGLIDPEWVAGSGTEESWESKMLTGQGSISYDHLTRPSWFMDNGGPENDPDYNIAILPYLKDLNGKPSVQTTETQYNTLRAMVVNTNSKDKAETIIKFLDYLYSDEGQTLVSWGVEGESYKDEGGNKQYIVDFSEQEATPAGEPRWSFLNDRLTFVKPVDNDAFYSWNTELVHNAAHELFTDENLKTGVTVTYTADQAKQLADLSAKVNEAVTSLVTEFVNGKRPMSEWDTFLGEMETAGYKKIVALQQEAYDAMYK